From the Psychrilyobacter piezotolerans genome, one window contains:
- a CDS encoding PD-(D/E)XK nuclease family protein gives MNIKYYSYTEEIIKDIEPGKIHIFPKSADKSLGKEIYMQDLDRKESIEVPNIFLKQPKFMGLGEFKTNLFLSDEMVLREEKQVIAFYRSLSSKNRKELGVESYYDVIDIAANFLNFFKLLKEYRLTEVRDLRKWQRKIYDIFLDIEKNYMKFLSDKHYTDPTFIIKDENYSSKSLGGYRDIVIYNKIHFTPLEKWIVEKLEAEGFTLTLKLQMDKDDFCEETLAVKGVRVGKNIPVTTKKIEVYTADDEFTELLKVLDIQKKIKDTDIKIFDANNENYKYNSFFNETRCISDLPIFSLLEGLHKLLSTLEEIDGELALELHTVVDIIKGDEISKYYKIAPEDLDKFKALVNEGYKYLTKYVIAEKLGEENFIHRIFEDIEQMRSYEDLKKWTGELTFSGEELEKLLDGSENIGKYFEALSEIEVIEDLDVVDGWKNFFGHGKTAEGLLKLILKYLEFKEIGGSLDTASRKQGLEEIKTMKNKNILLMNISDSFIPKNKQNTFLFTEQQKKNLGIKGVDEIRLEEKYNLFRAVMTSENSTILAVKNMGSDSSLSPFVEELMEEFKVNSKHLKQTTENYLELIRPGSEDGGKLSGGEKPSKMKFQVEELKAPFGITAYMCDELFNCKYKMYLRYLVKLNREELEVERNLTRREYGNLAHELFEAVLKKIELTKDYSLLESGRIEVGIVMGVLEELVGRRRLKLPRLNERYYREIIYKNLADSVGEFFRKISKELCGEQVKGLLIEELLKSDIKNKTIGIIGRAKADLIIKTEKRDYIIDFKTGNLNERQLDFYSILHAGEADLTEKYIFNVDKGNLEKSKKIKLVKDETGRNKVDPDGKEKNLGVLEIELKEFLNSGIFERNKTSKCDRCEYLDICKVGEVDEIK, from the coding sequence ATGAATATAAAATACTACTCCTACACCGAGGAGATAATAAAGGATATAGAACCTGGAAAGATCCATATATTTCCTAAATCGGCAGATAAAAGTCTGGGCAAAGAAATATATATGCAGGATTTAGATCGTAAGGAATCCATAGAAGTTCCCAATATATTTTTAAAACAGCCAAAATTTATGGGGTTGGGAGAGTTTAAAACCAACTTATTTTTAAGTGATGAGATGGTATTACGGGAAGAAAAACAAGTGATAGCTTTTTACAGGTCGTTGAGTTCTAAAAATAGAAAGGAATTAGGAGTAGAGAGTTATTACGATGTGATCGATATTGCTGCTAATTTTTTAAATTTTTTCAAACTGTTAAAGGAATACAGGCTGACAGAGGTCAGAGATCTGAGAAAGTGGCAGAGAAAAATATACGATATATTTTTGGATATCGAAAAAAATTATATGAAATTTCTATCGGATAAACACTATACCGATCCTACTTTTATAATAAAGGATGAAAACTACAGTTCTAAAAGTCTGGGTGGATACAGGGATATAGTTATATACAATAAGATCCATTTTACCCCATTGGAAAAGTGGATAGTTGAAAAATTAGAAGCAGAGGGGTTTACCCTGACTCTGAAATTACAGATGGATAAGGATGATTTTTGCGAAGAAACTCTGGCAGTAAAGGGTGTAAGGGTAGGCAAAAATATACCTGTGACCACTAAAAAAATAGAGGTTTATACTGCAGATGATGAATTTACAGAACTTTTAAAAGTTCTGGATATACAAAAAAAAATTAAAGATACAGATATCAAAATTTTTGATGCAAATAATGAAAACTATAAATATAACAGTTTTTTTAATGAAACCAGGTGTATATCAGATCTGCCTATTTTTTCTCTCCTGGAGGGGCTCCATAAACTGCTGTCTACCCTGGAGGAGATCGACGGGGAACTGGCCCTGGAACTTCACACTGTGGTAGATATAATCAAAGGAGATGAAATTTCTAAATACTATAAGATTGCACCTGAGGATTTGGATAAATTCAAAGCCTTGGTAAATGAAGGTTATAAATATCTGACGAAATATGTCATAGCAGAAAAACTGGGGGAAGAAAACTTTATCCACAGGATATTTGAAGATATAGAACAGATGAGATCCTATGAGGACTTAAAAAAATGGACCGGAGAACTCACTTTCTCTGGTGAGGAATTGGAAAAATTATTAGATGGAAGTGAAAATATCGGTAAGTATTTCGAGGCTCTCAGTGAGATAGAGGTTATAGAAGACCTGGATGTAGTGGACGGCTGGAAAAACTTTTTTGGACACGGGAAAACAGCAGAGGGATTATTGAAATTGATATTAAAATATTTAGAGTTTAAGGAAATAGGGGGAAGTCTTGATACAGCATCAAGGAAACAAGGTCTCGAAGAGATAAAAACTATGAAAAATAAAAATATTTTACTGATGAATATTTCAGATAGTTTTATACCGAAAAATAAGCAGAATACATTTTTATTTACAGAACAGCAGAAAAAGAACTTAGGGATAAAAGGAGTAGATGAGATTAGGCTGGAGGAGAAATATAATTTATTCAGAGCTGTAATGACCAGTGAGAACTCTACTATACTGGCTGTAAAAAATATGGGTTCAGACAGTTCCCTTTCTCCATTTGTGGAGGAGCTCATGGAAGAATTTAAAGTGAATTCTAAACATTTGAAACAGACAACAGAAAATTATTTAGAACTGATAAGACCCGGCTCTGAAGATGGCGGGAAGTTGTCTGGGGGAGAAAAACCCAGTAAGATGAAATTTCAGGTGGAAGAATTAAAAGCCCCTTTTGGGATAACAGCATATATGTGCGATGAATTATTTAACTGTAAATATAAGATGTATCTCAGATATTTGGTGAAGTTAAACAGGGAGGAACTTGAGGTGGAGAGGAATCTCACCCGTCGGGAATATGGGAATCTTGCCCATGAACTCTTTGAGGCAGTACTGAAGAAAATAGAGCTGACCAAGGATTATTCCCTGCTGGAAAGCGGAAGGATAGAAGTAGGGATAGTTATGGGTGTTTTGGAGGAATTGGTAGGCAGGAGAAGGCTGAAACTGCCCAGATTAAATGAAAGGTATTATAGGGAGATTATCTATAAGAACCTGGCTGACAGTGTAGGAGAGTTCTTTAGGAAGATCTCAAAGGAGTTGTGTGGTGAGCAGGTAAAGGGACTTCTAATAGAGGAACTTTTAAAGAGTGATATAAAGAATAAAACTATAGGTATTATAGGGAGAGCTAAAGCGGATCTCATAATTAAAACGGAAAAAAGGGATTATATTATCGACTTTAAAACCGGAAACCTGAATGAAAGGCAGCTGGATTTTTACAGTATCTTACATGCGGGAGAAGCAGACCTCACGGAAAAATATATATTTAATGTGGATAAGGGAAATCTGGAAAAAAGTAAAAAAATAAAATTAGTAAAAGATGAAACCGGCAGAAACAAGGTAGATCCTGATGGGAAGGAAAAAAACCTGGGTGTTTTGGAGATAGAACTGAAAGAATTTTTGAATTCAGGGATTTTTGAGAGGAATAAAACAAGTAAGTGTGACAGATGTGAATATCTGGATATCTGTAAGGTTGGTGAAGTAGATGAAATCAAATAG
- a CDS encoding APC family permease: MLKKEINKLDILSLAIGAIIGWGAFVLPGDLFLKAGIFNSTIAIVAGALIMVGIEKNYGYLLKKFPVAGGEYAFTYDAFGWKHALACGWFLALAYISIVPLNATALALVAKFTMPGILEVGHLYSIAGSDIYLGEVAVAVSALCLFGYLNIKGIKLASQLQKIMVLLLVGIVFLFLSLVIAKVGIINPNTMSFLGSETISFPKILKILSIAPMLFVGFDCIPQVAEELDFEAKEASRLAIISILVGGLVYILIILFTSFGVTREEIMNGQISWATGHTTEYYFGKIGIILLIIALTSAIVAGINGFYMAASRLLFAMSRGKILPEFFGVLDKKYHTPKNAILFTLGISLIAPWFGRNVLLWIVGTSSVGASIGYLYTSLSSYKLYKEEYGKVFIPGIFGSISGIIFLILLLVPGSDSSLSLPSIIVLVVWGIIGLSFYKFYDLKVVHYTKEELDELILNRDSEGNIIGIEVNAVL; encoded by the coding sequence ATGTTAAAAAAAGAAATTAACAAATTGGATATATTATCGTTAGCCATAGGTGCTATCATTGGATGGGGAGCTTTCGTTCTTCCGGGAGATTTATTCTTAAAGGCAGGAATTTTTAACTCAACTATTGCAATAGTTGCAGGAGCATTGATAATGGTAGGGATAGAAAAAAATTACGGATATTTACTTAAAAAGTTTCCAGTAGCAGGGGGAGAATATGCCTTCACCTACGACGCTTTTGGATGGAAGCATGCCCTGGCATGCGGATGGTTTTTGGCCCTGGCATATATAAGTATTGTCCCGTTAAATGCCACAGCCTTAGCTCTGGTGGCCAAGTTTACCATGCCTGGTATCTTGGAAGTGGGTCATCTTTACAGTATAGCGGGATCTGATATATATTTAGGAGAAGTAGCGGTAGCTGTATCTGCTCTTTGTTTATTTGGTTATTTAAATATTAAAGGGATAAAGCTGGCTTCTCAACTGCAGAAGATAATGGTACTTTTATTGGTAGGAATAGTATTTTTATTTTTAAGTTTAGTTATAGCTAAAGTAGGAATAATTAATCCAAATACCATGTCATTTTTAGGTTCAGAAACGATAAGTTTCCCTAAAATATTAAAGATATTATCCATAGCTCCAATGTTGTTTGTAGGATTTGATTGTATTCCACAGGTAGCAGAAGAGTTAGACTTTGAGGCTAAAGAGGCATCTCGATTGGCTATAATTTCTATCTTAGTGGGGGGCTTAGTTTACATCTTAATCATTCTTTTTACTTCTTTTGGTGTAACCAGAGAGGAGATAATGAATGGTCAAATATCTTGGGCAACAGGACATACCACAGAATATTATTTTGGAAAGATAGGAATAATACTTTTAATAATAGCACTTACCTCAGCTATCGTAGCAGGGATCAATGGATTTTATATGGCAGCCAGCAGATTATTGTTTGCCATGTCCAGGGGAAAAATTTTACCTGAATTCTTCGGGGTATTGGATAAAAAATATCACACTCCTAAAAATGCTATTTTGTTTACCCTGGGTATATCTCTGATAGCTCCTTGGTTCGGTAGGAATGTATTGCTGTGGATAGTCGGGACTTCCAGTGTAGGAGCATCCATAGGATATCTATACACAAGTCTTTCTTCTTATAAACTATATAAGGAAGAATACGGTAAGGTATTCATACCAGGTATTTTCGGATCTATATCAGGAATAATATTTTTAATCCTGTTATTGGTACCGGGATCAGACAGTTCCCTGAGTCTCCCATCTATAATAGTTTTAGTTGTGTGGGGCATAATAGGATTGTCATTTTATAAATTTTATGACCTTAAGGTCGTGCACTATACCAAGGAAGAATTGGATGAATTAATCCTAAACAGAGATTCTGAGGGAAATATAATAGGAATAGAAGTTAATGCCGTTTTATAG